A segment of the Bradyrhizobium sp. CCBAU 53340 genome:
GACAAGATCCTCATAGCCAATCGCGGCGAGATCGCCCTTCGCATCCTGCGGGCCTGCAAGGAGCTCGGGATCGCGACTGTTGCCGTGCACTCCACCGCAGACGCCGATGCCATGCATGTGCGCCTGTCGGACGAGAGCGTCTGCATCGGACCGCCACCGTCCAAGGACAGCTACCTCAACATTCCCGCACTGCTCGCAGCCTGCGAGATCACCGGCGCAGACGCCGTGCATCCCGGCTACGGCTTCCTGTCGGAGAATGCGCGCTTCGCCGAGATCCTTTCCGAGCACAATCTGCAATTCATCGGTCCCAAGGCCGAGCACATCCGCCTGATGGGCGACAAGATCGAGGCCAAGAAGACCGCCAAGCGGCTCGGCATTCCCGTGGTGCCCGGCTCCGACGGTGCGGTCGGTCCCACCGACGACGCAATGGCGATCGCCAAGAAGATCGGCTTTCCCGTGCTGGTGAAGGCGGCTGCCGGCGGCGGCGGCCGCGGCATGAAGGTCGCGCAGAGCGAGGCGGATCTCCAACTGGCGCTGTCGACTGCGGCCAATGAGGCGAAATCCGCCTTCGGCGACGCCTCCGTCTACCTCGAAAAATATCTCCAGAAGCCGCGCCACATCGAGATCCAGATCCTCGGCGATGGCCGCGGCGGCGCGATTCATCTCGGCGAGCGCGATTGCTCGCTGCAGCGCCGCCACCAGAAGGTCTGGGAGGAAGGCCCCTCGCCCGTGCTGGCCGCAGCGGCGCGCGCCAAGATCGGCGAGACCTGCGCGAAAGCGATGCGCGAGATGAAATATCTCGGCGTCGGCACCATCGAGTTCCTCTACGAGGACGGCGAGTTCTACTTCATCGAGATGAACACGCGCATCCAGGTCGAGCATCCCGTCACCGAGAGCATCACCGACATCGACCTCGTGCTGGAGCAGATCCGCATCGCCGCCGGCGGCGAGCTGCCCGCCAGGCAGGAGGACGTGCAGATCATCGGGCACGCGATCGAGTGCCGCATCAACGCGGAAAATCCACAGACCTTCCGGCCCTCGCCGGGCCGCATCCAGCAATATCACCCGCCCGGCGGGCTCGGCGTGCGCATCGATTCCGCGGTCTACCAGGGCTACCAGATCCCGCCTTATTACGATTCCCTCGTTGGCAAGCTGATCGTCCACGGCAAGACCCGCACCGAATGCCTGATGCGGCTGCGCCGCGCGCTGGACGAGATGGTGGTCGAGGGCATCGAAACCACGCTGCCCCTGTTCCGCGATCTGGTGCGCCAGGACGACATCATCAACGGCGACTATCACATCCACTGGCTGGAACAGTATCTGGCCGGCAAGGCGGAACCGGGCGCGAAATAATCGCCCCGCCCCATGGAACCCTTTGGCCCCAATCGCGTTCTGCACGGTGGGGCCAGTTCCGAGGGGGCGTTTTGAATTCCACCCAGCCTGACAACATGAGACCGTCGTGACGATCGAGTCGCAGCGACGGCGTGTCTTTTGGCAGATCCTGCTGTTCGCGGCAGGCCTGGTCGTGCTGACCGTCATCAGCGCCGGCTCCGTCTACCTCGTCAACAAGGCGCGGGACGACAGCAAATGGGTCGTTCACACGATCGAGGTGGAGAACCAGATCAATGCCTTGCTGCTCGAAGTTCGGCGCGCAGAGAGCAGCGCCCGCGGCTTTCTCCTGACACAGGGACCGGATTTCCAGTCGGAGCACGAGAAAGCCGTCGCAGCAATCATGCCGGCGCTCGACAAGCTCACGCACCTGATCGGCGACGATCCGGCGCAACGCGACAACATCGAGAAGCTGGGCGCAGCGATGAAGACCCGGCTCGACCAGCTCTCGCGCGAGATAGGCTTCGTCAAGCAGGGGCAGCCGGACAGCGCCATCACGCTCATTCACGAAGCCGCCGCCGGCGACACCACGACGACGATCAGCAACCTGGCCAACGCGATGATCCGGGAGGAGGAACGACTGTTCCGGATTCGCACCGCCAATTCCGACCGGAGCCAGACGCTGGCCGCTTCGCTGACCGGCATCGGCTCGGGCCTCGTGGTGGTGCTGGCGCTGATCTCGATCTGGCTCATGCAGCGCTCGGCACGGATGCGTGACGAGGCCGAGGCGAGCCTGCGCGACGCCAACCTCAATCTCGAAACCATCGTCGACGAGCGCACGGCCGATCTGCGCGAGGCCAACAACGAGATCCAGCGCTTTGCCTATATCGTGAGCCACGATCTGCGCTCGCCGCTGGTCAACATAATGGGCTTCACCAGCGAGCTCGAGGAGCTGGGCGGCGACATCTTCCGCCGCGTCAGCAGCCTCACCCACGTCCCCGCCGACGGGCCGCCCCTGGTGCCCGACACCAACGGCGAGATCCTGCTCGAAGGTCCCGACCAGCAGCTGTCAACGGACTTTTCCGAGGCGCTCGGCTTCATCAAGTCGTCGATCGCCAAGATGGACCGCCTGATCTCCGCGATCCTCAACCTCACCCGCGAGGGCCGGCGCGAATTCCAGCCCGAGAAGATCGACACCCACGCCTTCGTCGAGGCCATCGTGTCGACGCTGGCGCATCAGGCCGTCGAGGCGCAGGCCGAGATCCACATCGAGCGGCTGCCTGATATCGTCAGCGACCGCCTTGCGCTGGAGCAGATCTTCTCCAATCTGATCGATAACGCGATCAAATATCTCAAGAGCGGGGTCCCCGGCGAAATCAGGATTCGCGGGCGCACCAAGCTCGGCTACGCGATCTTCGAAATCAGCGACAACGGCCGCGGCATCGACGCCAGGGATCATCAGCGGATTTTCGACCTGTTCCGCCGTGCGGGAACCCAGGACAAGCCCGGTCAGGGCATCGGTCTTGCCCATGTACGTGCACTTGTGCGCCGCCTCGGCGGCACGATGTCAGTATCGTCCGAACTGAATACGGGCAGCACCTTCACGATCACGTTGCCCATCACATGGAATGCCACCAACCGGAACGCCGACAAATGACCCAACCTGTCAGCATCATCATGATCGAGGACGACGAAGGGCACGCCCGGCTGATCGAGCGCAATATCCGCCGCTCCGGCGTGAACAACGAGATCATCTCTTTCGCCAACGGCACTGAGGCGACTAGGCATCTGTTCGGCCCGGACGGCAGTGGTCTCAGCCAGAAGGGCAACGCGCTCCTGATCCTGCTCGACCTCAACTTGCCCGACATGAGCGGGATCGATATCCTGAAGCAGATCAAGGAGAACAAATATCTCAAGGCGTCGCCCGTGGTGGTGCTGACCACGACCGACGACAGCCAGGAGATCAAGCGCTGCTACGAGCTCGGCTGCAACGTCTACATCACCAAGCCCGTCAACTACGAGAATTTCGCCAATGCCATCCGGCAGCTCGGCCTGTTCTTCTCGGTCATTCAGGTCCCGCCCGCCGCCTCATGAACCAGCGCACACCGACATTGCTTTACATCGATGACGACGACGCACTGGCGCGCCTGGTCGATCGCGGCCTGACGCGGCGCGGCTACAAGGTCGTCCATGCCGCCAGCGGCGAGGAAGGCCTCGAGCACATCCGCAGTGCGGGGGGCTGCATCGATGTCGTGGCGCTCGATCAGTACATGCCCGGCCTCGACGGGCTCGAGACGCTCGAGCAGATCATGGCGATCCCGGACGCCCCGCCGGTGGTCTTCGTTACGGCCTCGCAGGATTCCAGCATCGCCGTCACCGCGCTGAAGGCAGGTGCGGCCGACTATCTGGTCAAGGACGTCAAGGGCGACTTCATCCCGCTGCTGCATGTCGCGGCCGAGGGCGCGCTGCGCCAGGCCGAATTGCAGCGCGCGCGCGAGGAAGCCGAGGCCGAGATCCATGCCTCGCGCGACCGCTACGCCGCACTCGCCGCCGAACGCGAGCTGCTGCTGCGCGAGGTCAATCACCGCGTCGGCAACTCGCTCCAGATCATCGCATCGCTCCTGCACCTGCAGGCGAGCTCCGCCGCCCAGGACGAGGTCAAGGCCGCGCTGACCAACGCGATGGGCCGCGTCGCGGCCGTCGCCCAGGTGCACCGCCGCCTCTACACCTCGCAGGATCTGAAGAGCGTGGTGCTAAACCAATATCTGGATTCCCTGCTCGAGGATCTCCGGCGCTCCGCCGAAGGCAACCGGATGTCGCGCCTGACCGTGAAGGCCGAGCCGATCGAGATCGACCCGGACCGTGCCGTCGCCGTCGGCATCATCGTCAACGAGCTGGTGATGAACGCGGTGAAATACGCCTATCCCGACGGTGCCGGCCCCATTCATGTCGAGCTGATCTCGAAAGGAGACGATCTCCTGCTGTCGATCACCGACAACGGCGTCGGCGACAACGTCAAGGCCGATCCGCGCTCCACCGGCATGGGCCAGCGCATTGTCGCCGCCATGGCCTCAAAGCTCGAAGCCACCGTCGAGCGCGATCCCGCGCATTCCGGAACCCGCATCATCCTGCAGTTCCCCCGAACCCCCGCCGTCCCCGGCAAGGCGAGCAGCGCCGCTGCGGGTTGATCTCCTCAAGCCGCAATTCGCCCCCATCGCACGCCCATCGCGATCCTGCTATGATCGGACGCCATGACTTCGCGCGACTCCGCTTCCTCTGAAATCACCCCGGCCGTGCTGCTGCGCGCTTACGCCTGCGGCATCTTTCCGATGGCCGAGAGCGCCGACGACCCGACCCTGTTCTGGGTCGAGCCGGAAATGCGCGGCGTGATCCCGCTCGACGGCTTCCGCGTCGCCTCGCGGCTGGCGCGCACGGTACGCTCGGATGCGTTTCGCGTCACCGTCAACACCGCGTTCAAGGCAACCATCGCCGGCTGCGCCGCGCCGCAGGTGGGACGCGAGGACACCTGGATCAACAAGCGTATCCGTGACCTCTATGGCGGCCTCTACGAGCTCGGCCATTGCCACAGCGTCGAGGCCTGGCAGGGCGACGACCTCGTCGGCGGCCTCTACGGCGTGAGCCTGGGCCGCGCCTTCTTCGGCGAGAGCATGTTCCACACCGCGCGCGATGCCTCGAAGGTCGCGCTGGTGCATCTGGTCGCGCGGCTGATCCATGGCGGCTTCGAGCTGCTCGACACCCAATACGTCACCGAGCACCTGAAGAGCTTTGGCGCGGCCGAGATCTCGCGTCGGCGCTACACCGCGCTGCTCGACAAGGCGCTCGCCGGCGAGCCCGGCGATTTCCTGCGGCTGTCCAGGGGTGATGCGATCCCGGGCGCGCGCGCGCTCGAGATCATCGCCTCACGTCAATAATCAGAATTGACCGGCTGCCGAACCCGGGGGATTTGGCCTAGCGACTGCCAAACCCGGGAATCCCGAACAGGCCCGGTCGCTGCTCCGGCGGCGGAGGTGGCGGCGGGGCCGGCTGCGGTGGCGGCAGAGGCTGCGGCGGACGCTGCTGCACCTGTTTGGGCGCGGCCTTCTTCTGCGCCGGAGGCGGTGGTGGCGGCGCGGGCTTGGTCGCGGGATCCGGTGCCGCGGTCGCAATGGTCTGCTGCGGCTCTTTGCAGTCGGTCAGCCAGATGTCGTAGATCGGGTGCTCGACGCCGTGCAGGCCCGGGCTCGCGGCGTACATCCAGCCGGAGAAGATCCGCTTCACCTCGCCTTGCAAGGTGATCTCGTCGACCTCGACGAAGGCGTCGGTGTTGGCGGCTTCGGTCGCCGGCCGCGTATAGCAGGCGTCGGTCTTCACGCGTAGCGCGCCGAACTGCACGGTCTCGCCGATATCCTCGTCGAAATTGATGATGCGTCCGGTGATCTTGTCGAGGCCGGAGAAGGTCGCCTTCTTGTTCACGATCTTCTGGGCGGGTGGCTCGGTGACGACCTCGTCGCCCGGCTGCAGGCTTGCGGGCGCCTGCGGCACGGCACCCTGCTGCGGCGCGCCCTTCTGTTGCGGCTGGCGCTGGCCGGGAGCGCCCGGCGGTGCCACCGCAACCGCCGGCGGCTGGTTCTGCGGAGCGACGGTGGTACCCGGCGGCGGTGCCAGCGGCTGGCTCTCGACCGGGCCCGGCATCACATTGCCTTGCCGGCCCGGCGGCGGCATCGGCCGCGACGGCAGCACGCGCCCCTGCGGCGGCAGCTCGGGCACCTCTTCGTCGTCATCAGGGGTCGGCATCGGTTGCGGCTGCCCGCCACGAGGGATGGTCCCCGGCGGCCGCAGCGGCGGCGGATCGGAGAAGATCGTGCCGATCTGCGCCTGCACCGGCGTCGCAACCGTCAGCGCGGTAGCGGCCAGCAGCGCCGCAAGGCCTGTCAGGGTATAGGTTTTGAACATCTCGCGCGGCTTCAACAGCGAATCGGGCTTGTTCGACATTCTACAGGGGGTACCGCCGCTCGCAGGCCGTCCGGTTAACACGGCGAATACGGCGGGTTTGCGTCGCAATCAAAAAAGGCTGCAATTTCAACGTAAACTGTGACGCCCGTTCTCATTCCGTTACCGCCTTTTTCAGGGGTTTGTGATACCAATCTGATACCGGATCACGGCTTGCTCTCGTCGCCGGGGCGCCCCTGCAGCGACTATTGGCACCACTCAAGTTCCAAGGCAATGGACCGGCGGTGTGACTCGCCTCACAGAAAGCCGCTTGTTGATCGTCTAACACGACGACACGCCCGACAAGCAATAGGAGCAAGGCGATGAGCGAGACCAGCAAGGAATTTCAGGAGAACAGTCTCGATTGTTCAGACCTAGATCGAGTAACCGGCGGCTCGTTTGTGGAGAGTTTCAAAAGCGCCATTTCCGGTGGCCCGACCGAGATCACCGTCAACAAGTCTCTATCGATGGATCGAGCCTTTCAGGCGTTTGATGCTTACGTGCGCGGTTGACTGCTGACACGGCGCAAAGCTACGACGAATTGTAGTCTCCGGGCGCTGCCTACCGCCAGGAATCGATAATTTGCGAGATACCTGGCACCAGGCTGACACCCGCATCATCCGAATGCCGTCCGTTCTCCGAACCTTGTTCGCCCTTCCGCTGCGCGGCCTGACCTGGCTCGGCGGCCAGGGCACGCGCGCCGTGGCCTCGGTCGTGTTCATTGCGGCCGCCGTGCCGCCGCTCGGCGCGCTGCTGCGCCCCTATGTCACCGAGGCGATCCTCGTTCTGCTCTGCATCTCCTTCATGCGGGTCGACCTCGTGGCGCTCTACGGCCATCTGCGCCGGCCGGCGCTGGTGGCATCAGCCACGGCCTGGACCACGATCGGCGTGCCCCTGATCGCCGGGCTGATCGCACATGCGACCGGGCTCGCCGAGCGCGCGCCCGGCCTGTCGCTGGCGCTGATGCTGCAGAGCATGGCCTCGCCAATGATGGCCTCTCCGGCGCTCGCCGCCCTGATGGGCCTCGACGCGACGCTGGTGCTGGTCACGCTGGTGACGGCAACCGCGATCGTGCCCTTCACCGCCTCGCTGTTCGCAAGCCTCTTCCTCGGCGGCATGCTGAGTATCTCGCCGCTCACGCTCGGCCTGAAACTGCTCGGCATCCTCGCAGCTTCGCTGCTATCTGCGACCGTCATCCGCTGGCTGTTCGGCGCGGAGGCGATCCAGCGCCACAAGCAGCCGATCGACGGCTTCAACATCATCATCCTCTTCGTCTTCGCTTCAGCGATCATGGGCGATGTCGTGAGCGATCTGGTGACGCAGCCGATCCTCACCCTCAGCCTCGCGGCCCTGTCGTTTGCGATCTATTTCACGCTGCTCGCTGTGACGACCCTGCTGTTCCGCCGCATCGGCTACCAGCGCGCACTCGCGCTCGGGCTGATGGTGTCGCAGCGCAATCTCGGCCTGATGCTGGCCGCGACCGCAGGCGCGCTGCCGGGCACGACCTGGCTCTATTTCGCGATGACGCAGTTTCCGATTCACCTGTCGCCGTACATGCTGACACCGATCGCGCGGCGGCTAACGGCGCGGACCGATGCGCCCGGTGCGGCGGCTCCGGGCGGCGCAGCTTAAGAGCTGCCGTCCGGAAAGCACGGAAGCATTATGGATGGCGCGGTCTCTTTTTCTTGCACTCTGCCAGGATCCAGTCGCGAAACGCTTTCATCGCATGCGAGAGCTTTTTTGATTTCAGCGACGTGAGCCAATAGGATCCCAGAAAGACTTCACTGTCATAGGGGCAAACCAGTCTCTTGCGCGACAGGTCGTCCGAGAACAACACGACCGGAAGGAGCGCGACCCCGGCGCCTTGAGCCGCGGCATGCGCCAGCGAGACCGACGAGTCGAAGGTTGGGCCGGTCATTCGCGGTTGCCTGCATCTTGCGATCTCGAACCAGTGCGCCCACTCGCCCGGCCGGTACGACCGCAACAGCACCTCCTTATGCAGGTCGATTGGATCCTTAAGGCGCTTTGCGACGGCAGGTGCGCACATCGGCGTGAAGTGAGCCTCGACCAGTTGCTCAGCATTCGTTCCATGCCAGGCGCCGTCGCCAAATCGAATGGCGTAGTCGAGCCCTTCGCCGCCGAGGTCGACACGGTTGTTGTTCGCAAAGATCCTGACGTCGATATGCGGATGCCCCGCGGTGAAGCTCGCAAGGCGCGGAAGCAGCCAGCCGGATGCGAACGTTCCGACCACACCGACGGCCAGACTTTCGCGCATCCGGCCGTTCTCGAACCGATCCAGCACCTGACTGATCTGGCCGAAGGCGCTCGAGATGACGGGCTGCAGCGCCTCGCCTTCTTCCGTGAGAGCGAGCCCGCGGGTCAATCGCTTGAAAAGCTTGACGCGCAGGCTCTCTTCCAAAGTCCGCACCTGCTGGCTCACCGCGGCCTGCGAGACGCGAAGTTCGAGACCGGCTTTGGTGAAGCTGAGATGGCGCGCAGCCGCTTCGAATGAGCGGAGCGCGTTCAGCGGCAGGCTGGAAATACTGACAGGGCGGCGGGCCACATCTGATCCAAGTTTTACTTATGGATGGCCTTACGAACCATCGTTTGTCAATCGCCAGGGCGCGACGCAAAACCGTCCCGCATTCAAGGGGAGCTCTCGATGCTATCTCGACGTCAATTCAGCTCATCCGCAGTTGCGGTCGCCGGAAGCCTCTTCCTGCCGAACATTTCCGTCGCCGCATCAGGCGGAACTGCATCGCTCATTGAGGCCATCAAACAGCTGGAACTGAAGAGCGGAGGCCGGCTCGGCGTCTCAGTGCTCGACACCAATACGGGCATTGCGATCCATCACAGGGGAGACGAACGCTTTCCCATGTGCAGCACATTCAAGGTCCTGGCGGCGGCAGCAATATTGAAAGACATGGGCAGCAAGCTGGACGGCCTTGAACGGCGCATTCGTATCGAGCAGGCCGATCTCGTCGAGTACTCGCCCGTCACGAGCAAGCATGTCGGCGGCGAAGGCATGTCGCTTCGCGACCTTTGCGAGGCTGCTATTACCATGAGCGACAACACGGCCGGCAACGCGCTTCTGAAAAACATCGGCGGTCCCGCCGGATTGACCAGCTTTGCGCGAAGCCTCGGCGACGAAATCACACGACTGGATCGGATTGAAACCGAGCTGAACGAGGCCGTGCCGGGCGATCCCCGCGACACCACCACGCCGAATGCGATGGCCGCGAATTATCGGCGCCTGCTGCTCGGTGACGCCCTGCTCCCGGAAGGGCGCGATCAACTCGGTAAATGGCTCATCGCCAACAAAACTGGGGATACGCGTTTGCGTGCCGGCCTGCCGCAAGGCTGGCGTGTCGGCGACAAGACCGGAGCCGGTGAACATGGCACCACCAATGACGTCGCCATCGTATGGCCGCCTGAGCGCGCGCCGCTCATCATCGCGGTCTATCTCACCGGGGCATCGCTCGACCCCAATGGACGTAGCGATGTGATCGCGTCCGTCGGTCGCGAGGTCGGCAAGAGTCTTGGCTGACAAGCACCTGGGCTGACGAGCGCCTTCCTTGCCTACCCCGCCCTCGCCGCGCGCCGCAGCGCCTGCGGCGGCTGGCCGAAGGCGCGGATGAAGGCGCGGCGCATGCGCTCGGGATCGCCGAAGCCGGTCGTCTCCGCGACGCGCTCGATCGCCTCGCGCGAGGACTGCACGCGCTCGCGGGCGACCTCGATCCGCAGCCGCTCGATCGCCTTCGACGGCGTCGTGCCGGTCTCCGCGGCAAAGGCGCGCGCGAAATGCCGCGCGCTCATGCCGGCGCGATCGGCGAGGTCTTCAACGGTCAATCT
Coding sequences within it:
- the accC gene encoding acetyl-CoA carboxylase biotin carboxylase subunit; amino-acid sequence: MFDKILIANRGEIALRILRACKELGIATVAVHSTADADAMHVRLSDESVCIGPPPSKDSYLNIPALLAACEITGADAVHPGYGFLSENARFAEILSEHNLQFIGPKAEHIRLMGDKIEAKKTAKRLGIPVVPGSDGAVGPTDDAMAIAKKIGFPVLVKAAAGGGGRGMKVAQSEADLQLALSTAANEAKSAFGDASVYLEKYLQKPRHIEIQILGDGRGGAIHLGERDCSLQRRHQKVWEEGPSPVLAAAARAKIGETCAKAMREMKYLGVGTIEFLYEDGEFYFIEMNTRIQVEHPVTESITDIDLVLEQIRIAAGGELPARQEDVQIIGHAIECRINAENPQTFRPSPGRIQQYHPPGGLGVRIDSAVYQGYQIPPYYDSLVGKLIVHGKTRTECLMRLRRALDEMVVEGIETTLPLFRDLVRQDDIINGDYHIHWLEQYLAGKAEPGAK
- the aat gene encoding leucyl/phenylalanyl-tRNA--protein transferase, with the protein product MTSRDSASSEITPAVLLRAYACGIFPMAESADDPTLFWVEPEMRGVIPLDGFRVASRLARTVRSDAFRVTVNTAFKATIAGCAAPQVGREDTWINKRIRDLYGGLYELGHCHSVEAWQGDDLVGGLYGVSLGRAFFGESMFHTARDASKVALVHLVARLIHGGFELLDTQYVTEHLKSFGAAEISRRRYTALLDKALAGEPGDFLRLSRGDAIPGARALEIIASRQ
- a CDS encoding Na+-dependent transporter, yielding MPSVLRTLFALPLRGLTWLGGQGTRAVASVVFIAAAVPPLGALLRPYVTEAILVLLCISFMRVDLVALYGHLRRPALVASATAWTTIGVPLIAGLIAHATGLAERAPGLSLALMLQSMASPMMASPALAALMGLDATLVLVTLVTATAIVPFTASLFASLFLGGMLSISPLTLGLKLLGILAASLLSATVIRWLFGAEAIQRHKQPIDGFNIIILFVFASAIMGDVVSDLVTQPILTLSLAALSFAIYFTLLAVTTLLFRRIGYQRALALGLMVSQRNLGLMLAATAGALPGTTWLYFAMTQFPIHLSPYMLTPIARRLTARTDAPGAAAPGGAA
- a CDS encoding DUF2155 domain-containing protein; this translates as MSNKPDSLLKPREMFKTYTLTGLAALLAATALTVATPVQAQIGTIFSDPPPLRPPGTIPRGGQPQPMPTPDDDEEVPELPPQGRVLPSRPMPPPGRQGNVMPGPVESQPLAPPPGTTVAPQNQPPAVAVAPPGAPGQRQPQQKGAPQQGAVPQAPASLQPGDEVVTEPPAQKIVNKKATFSGLDKITGRIINFDEDIGETVQFGALRVKTDACYTRPATEAANTDAFVEVDEITLQGEVKRIFSGWMYAASPGLHGVEHPIYDIWLTDCKEPQQTIATAAPDPATKPAPPPPPPAQKKAAPKQVQQRPPQPLPPPQPAPPPPPPPEQRPGLFGIPGFGSR
- the bla gene encoding class A beta-lactamase, which translates into the protein MLSRRQFSSSAVAVAGSLFLPNISVAASGGTASLIEAIKQLELKSGGRLGVSVLDTNTGIAIHHRGDERFPMCSTFKVLAAAAILKDMGSKLDGLERRIRIEQADLVEYSPVTSKHVGGEGMSLRDLCEAAITMSDNTAGNALLKNIGGPAGLTSFARSLGDEITRLDRIETELNEAVPGDPRDTTTPNAMAANYRRLLLGDALLPEGRDQLGKWLIANKTGDTRLRAGLPQGWRVGDKTGAGEHGTTNDVAIVWPPERAPLIIAVYLTGASLDPNGRSDVIASVGREVGKSLG
- a CDS encoding sensor histidine kinase; amino-acid sequence: MNQRTPTLLYIDDDDALARLVDRGLTRRGYKVVHAASGEEGLEHIRSAGGCIDVVALDQYMPGLDGLETLEQIMAIPDAPPVVFVTASQDSSIAVTALKAGAADYLVKDVKGDFIPLLHVAAEGALRQAELQRAREEAEAEIHASRDRYAALAAERELLLREVNHRVGNSLQIIASLLHLQASSAAQDEVKAALTNAMGRVAAVAQVHRRLYTSQDLKSVVLNQYLDSLLEDLRRSAEGNRMSRLTVKAEPIEIDPDRAVAVGIIVNELVMNAVKYAYPDGAGPIHVELISKGDDLLLSITDNGVGDNVKADPRSTGMGQRIVAAMASKLEATVERDPAHSGTRIILQFPRTPAVPGKASSAAAG
- a CDS encoding CHASE3 domain-containing protein — protein: MTIESQRRRVFWQILLFAAGLVVLTVISAGSVYLVNKARDDSKWVVHTIEVENQINALLLEVRRAESSARGFLLTQGPDFQSEHEKAVAAIMPALDKLTHLIGDDPAQRDNIEKLGAAMKTRLDQLSREIGFVKQGQPDSAITLIHEAAAGDTTTTISNLANAMIREEERLFRIRTANSDRSQTLAASLTGIGSGLVVVLALISIWLMQRSARMRDEAEASLRDANLNLETIVDERTADLREANNEIQRFAYIVSHDLRSPLVNIMGFTSELEELGGDIFRRVSSLTHVPADGPPLVPDTNGEILLEGPDQQLSTDFSEALGFIKSSIAKMDRLISAILNLTREGRREFQPEKIDTHAFVEAIVSTLAHQAVEAQAEIHIERLPDIVSDRLALEQIFSNLIDNAIKYLKSGVPGEIRIRGRTKLGYAIFEISDNGRGIDARDHQRIFDLFRRAGTQDKPGQGIGLAHVRALVRRLGGTMSVSSELNTGSTFTITLPITWNATNRNADK
- a CDS encoding response regulator, which produces MTQPVSIIMIEDDEGHARLIERNIRRSGVNNEIISFANGTEATRHLFGPDGSGLSQKGNALLILLDLNLPDMSGIDILKQIKENKYLKASPVVVLTTTDDSQEIKRCYELGCNVYITKPVNYENFANAIRQLGLFFSVIQVPPAAS
- a CDS encoding LysR family transcriptional regulator, with translation MARRPVSISSLPLNALRSFEAAARHLSFTKAGLELRVSQAAVSQQVRTLEESLRVKLFKRLTRGLALTEEGEALQPVISSAFGQISQVLDRFENGRMRESLAVGVVGTFASGWLLPRLASFTAGHPHIDVRIFANNNRVDLGGEGLDYAIRFGDGAWHGTNAEQLVEAHFTPMCAPAVAKRLKDPIDLHKEVLLRSYRPGEWAHWFEIARCRQPRMTGPTFDSSVSLAHAAAQGAGVALLPVVLFSDDLSRKRLVCPYDSEVFLGSYWLTSLKSKKLSHAMKAFRDWILAECKKKRPRHP